aCTTAAATTTATCATTCAAATTATGTCTGATTTCAGTATCAATAAGAATATAATACTTCTCATTATAATAAAGTAGTTTTATTCTTGCTAGTTACTAGACTAATCCATCAGGACAGTTACGAGTATTACTACGCCAAATTTAcatgaaaattctgtaaaaaatAACTTAACAAACCCAATTTTCATATTATCACCCGTGAATTGAGGCAATGCTGTTTTCTCATGTGCTTTTAACACCAGCCGTTGTTAACTGACTCATTTAGTCCAGTTAACTGtcaaattttaagtttttttattaaatttccaGTTATGTAGAAAAGCTAAACTTGCTTATGGATTTGAATTGAGATGATTTCCATAACTGAATAGAATTTTTATTGTAAGAAATTAAAACGTTCGGTTTGTAGATCACAGGTCTCTGCCACTTCCTATCTCAAGAACATTCAAATTGTCTGTAACAGTATGAACGAGAAAGCTGTATTATGGAAACGCGTCAACTCAACACATTGGCCCCGATGTGGTATCCGCTATGAGATATTAACTGCCTTCGACGTACTTTTCAGAAGACCATTATATTCATTGAATCTAGCATTACGTTCTATTCAGTAGGatgttttttcaaacaaaattaggCATATCTTGAAGCAGTTCAATGACCGGAAAACAACGATTAGAATAACGTCATGGTGTATTTAACCGCCCCAGGGACAGACTGGAGCGAGCTAAATGCATTCGAAAATTAAGTTACCAACTCTCGTAAATAGCTGAGAGTGTGTAGCAAATTAAGATCAGACTTCTGTATTAAGttcatattcataataataTCTTAAATAGCATTAGGTGTAGCAGAAGGTACACAGGCGTAATTGAACGACAAAATTCCAGTTAAATATAAACCACTAGTTACTACACTCTAAGAAATTTTTACCGGTAATCGCCTGGCATTACATATGACAGGGATGCAGCTGCGAAACTTTAATGCAATTTTAGCGTAAAAATTACAGGAATTTCCGGTAAAATCGCCGTTAATCACCCGTGAATTTCGCAGGATGTTACTAGTAATCCTTACAAGTTTTTTCCGGTAATTATTACCGGCAATCCGTAGTAAAATTTACCGACGCTATCCTGTAAATTTACGTTTAAAATCCGGTGAACTTACATTCAAAAACCCGGTAAAAATCACCGTTATCCTCCTGGCATTACATTTTACCGGACATAATCAGTAAATATTACAGGCTATTATAAGAAACcgaatttatttacaaataaaatgaaattggaAACTATGCGAATGAAACGGAAAGAAATTGTACAACAGTGATAAACCATGAAGAAAGAAATGGTGAAAACAGTAATAAACcctgaagaaaaaaattgtataaaaaaaacagtgataaaccatAAAATAGAAACACTGAGGAATAGAATGAGTGAAAAAAAAcctaaatttcataaaaacagCTAAAACCTGAAAATgagaaaattccaaatttttatatgtcaaatgGATAAGGCACATTATCatctgaaatataatttaaacagtgaaaaagtgTAATCTGTCCAAAGCAGTGCAAGTTTCTTTGTATAAAGTTTGTGGAAGTTTTCATTGTTGATGGTATATTGAATTATTGGAATTTTTCCAGTAGGGCCTGAACTTTTGGGTGTAGTCTATTTTCATCAGTCTTCTTTTTTGAGCGGGGGGCATTGTCACCAATTCCTGCGAAGTATCTGAAATGGAATGTGTAAACAGGTTCAAcgacaaatatacaaaaataaaaataacttttgacTAAGTTCTAATATTTTTAGCATTAAATACTTGCCGCCAACCAATCTAATGCCCTTGCAAGCCTGAATGCTCGCAGAGTATATCTAATTAAGTGATAATATGATTGTTAAACTAGCATTCAGAATAGCTCACCGTTGTACAAACTCGTACGTTTTCTTTGCCTCCTTCGGGTATTGCATATTGAAAACGTAATAAGATCCAAAGGCGCATGTCACTGCATCGAAGAAATCTGCACATTCAATATATAAAGACTTTTCCAATACCGTATTACATGTAGCTTTCTAGCATTGATAAGAGAGGTgcctgaaaatatattcaaattatattctattACAATTTTTATCGACATATATGCGTAAAGACCGGATATAAAGAAATTGTCTTTTTCCACATTGTGGGCACAAATGGCGTTCTGGATATTAGCCGTGATCATTCACATTATGTCAAAAAGCATGGGATGTCTGTGTAGATACAGACCAATATCATGAAGTGTATAGGTTATAACgtttttctgataaaattaaacaaaaaaaacattcttaCCACGAATGATAACTGTTGGTGTTGGCTGCACAACCTCACATATTCTCTCGTCTGTTACATCTTCCTATAGATGGATAAAATAAAGGATTGAGTAAtgtatatgataaaatatatcattaaaattcCCAAATATCACACCCCATATCGTTAACTGCCAGATGGACCTGACCAAATATTTAacttacaaatttaaaataaacctcACTAGGAAGAATAAGTAGTTTTTTTACACAATTCCAAAATTGTACCCACATCAAATATCTGGTAAATGGATGATAATTCCTCTTTGAAATAACATGCCAAGAGATCCAGAAATCTCAAAGTTTTTGGAGCTTTAGACTGATGCTTCTCACACTCGACCTTTATGGATGAAGCCAAGATCAACACCATCAGTTTCgagaattttcaaatcattcagcAAAGGCTTGAAAATATCTTCAACGCTCGAAGATTCAAGATATTTTTCTTTCACCAGCAATACCAGCTGAATAGAGTTTATTTTGGATCGACAATATGGATAGATGTTTCCCAGAGACAAATAACAAGCCAGAATTTTATGCTTTCTTTTGGCAGATCCTAAGGGATTAACAATTTCGAAAGCATCTTGATATAAGATTATTTGAAGTCGAGGTAACGAGTTATTACAttgaaaaaatgtattattCATAATAGTTTCTCCATCCTTTACATCTACTTGATGTCCATCATTGCAAGGGGGATTCAAAAACTGTTGTCTGATAGaagaaaatttgaacaaagctCTTATAGACTGTAAAATTGGGACATATTCATAGGTTGCCGGCTCCAAATATTCACGGTTAGTAGAACGCCCTATATTGAAAGATATTGGTTCAACAAATGGAAATTGTCGTTTGTAAAATTGTTCAGGAGAATATTTCGTTCGGAGAGTGCCATCACTGATTGGATTTGACATTAGTGCATTAGAAACAGAACTCTGCAGCTCCTCAATTACGGATTCAGGAACACCCCCACTGGTTGAGAtatttttgatgacatccaACACAATTTCACTTTGTTTGATTATGAGCAATGATTTTTGGTGTATTATTTTGTCAATTGTGATACCGGGAACCAAATGTCTATATTGTAGAGATGCATAAAAAAGCGCactttgtttataaaatatttctgaagGATTTTCTGATATTGCCACTGGTTCCACGTCGGAAAAGTTTGTTTCAGCTTCAGTATCTATGGATGAAGATGTTGCTCCACATATTGGATAATGTATGGATTTATGACAACGATAAATATGACTACAgaccagtctggatttcatggcctttttgaacgagaaatcgggcgtgcaatcagaaattcccgcgtgcaaataagaattcctggcgtgcaattatagctcacgacgtgcaaaacaactgcactcgcgtgcaactgactttgacatcagatacctctcaatacatccgcgtaaaattaccggtatcggataaaaaatacgttgaatcagagaaaaaatggacgtttgacctttgacctcaaacattatttctacagtttgtcgctaattttgagagtgtttgtgcaactttggataccggtactgttcagtacatccgcgtaaaattattggataaaaaatacgttgaaccagagcaaaatggacatactttgtcattaattttggtagtgtttttacgtagaattaatggataaaaaatacgtcaaattagagcaaaatggacgtttgacctttgaccccaaacattattttcatactttgtcactaattttgggagtgtttgagcaactttagataccggtactgttcagtacattcgtgtaaaattattgtatgaaaaatacgctgaatcagagccgtacttggccattggtgcggaggcgatcttttcgtccataactattctcacgggattcctatttcctatcattcaacacgatatggacctttccccgagcatcgactaccttgtttacttcgtgacattggccaatcagcaagatgcaaaaaggacgtaacaatgagaggaatttttcgcgggtgaaaggttggggaaaggtccatggtctttttgcttcgcaatatttcgatcagaccaaatcttgcaagctggtatttgtcgacaattgtggagttataatattttggcatctttatattactggattattgattttaaaaccatttaaaccgatttacattggtgagcaattgcaaattttcggcgtgcaaaattgatttcgctcgcgtgcatttttgcggagcgctagcgccctcgggcgtgcacctgccatggaatccagccTGGACTACAGAGTGATCTATAATTGCTGTAATCTTTCAAGCAGTTTATATAAGGGCAAATAATCACTGATCCAAATTTAGTATGAGTcttcaaatgcttcaaaatttctttcaaattatCTCCTTTGAAACTACAGGAAGCAATGCAGCAATTTTATTAACTTCCATggattatcaaaatttaaatacttttcaTGTGATGTTACTgtgttaacaaaaataaaattgtgattttatATTTAGTCTACTACAATATTGTAATACCATAGacaataatcaatcaatcaatagaGCAGCGGTCTCAATATCCAGATATCACTGGAAAATAACAATCGGCTGTTTTTGTCactagattttaaacagaaacAGCAGCTTACATACCGGTACCATACTGTTAGCTATTTTTGCCCTTCGATTTATAGAAAGTGTCAGAGAGTAGACAATATACACAAACATTTAAATGCTGAATGTACCAGAACATACCGCTACGACTGTACAACTGTAGTCTATCAGGATACGATATTCTATTACTACATTATCGGCATTCGCTGCAGATTATATGAACTCTGGAACAAATCAAACTTTAAAAGGGATGTACCGGTACACTTAATGTGACTTGCAGCCTTATACCAATACAGTCTGATAAAGTCCAGAAGTCATTGTACCGGTAGTTATTCTTAAGtttaaaaaatacttcaataacTACTGAACTTATGTACCGGCAATCACTGAATCAGTTAAGACTATctgttaggtaccggtaccgtacatcACCAAAATTTTATTAGTTACCGTACCGTTGACCTTAACGTGGCCGATATCGGTACAGTCAGACAGTTAGTCTAAATCTGTAAATGCAGAAATGGGTAAAAAGCAATGCTGCAAGTCCGCAGGTCCGAAAAATATAAACTAGGAAACCCTAGCTCTTGTCTGATCTCAAAAACATAtaacggtaccgtaccgtaccggtatccaaaACATGATGCAGTGATggggggtcttactacttactgcaagtgcagtttcaagtattctgtggcatctgcagctgccgcaaaaccatggcggtatttccataccatggccgctacggccaaactcatggcaactgactttttagctgccacaaaccaatgtcgagctgccgtcaccgcggcagcaaattgaaaaccaatggcaggtaaaattttgctgccgtaaccgcggcaggtgggccgtaaagacagg
This genomic interval from Styela clava chromosome 15, kaStyClav1.hap1.2, whole genome shotgun sequence contains the following:
- the LOC120343223 gene encoding uncharacterized protein LOC120343223, which produces MVLILASSIKVECEKHQSKAPKTLRFLDLLACYFKEELSSIYQIFDEDVTDERICEVVQPTPTVIIRDFFDAVTCAFGSYYVFNMQYPKEAKKTYEFVQRYFAGIGDNAPRSKKKTDENRLHPKVQALLEKFQ